One Oryza brachyantha chromosome 3, ObraRS2, whole genome shotgun sequence DNA segment encodes these proteins:
- the LOC102720220 gene encoding uncharacterized protein LOC102720220 has translation MYSLRLASSSSTGLGFALGRLGGRSGGVAPPGSSSSSVVSARARRTVSATPSPAAPTPGAEQGVAMEQGAKQQHQSPPPSQQQQQARRDVDGGTGDRQEGRGSRDDMHKTTGDVMTHSFGEGYSTRSDEEGFGGVYGQNDPVFNPGTEVHPSHPDYDTSQGSEVKEKEKARHLKDDKHAT, from the exons ATGTACTCGCTTCGTTtagctagcagcagcagcacgggtCTCGGTTTCGCGCTCGGCCGGCTCGGCGGGAGGAGCGGTGGCGTAGCGCCGCCTggttcgtcgtcgtcgtcggtggtaTCCGCCCGAGCGAGGAGGACCGTCTCGGCCACGCCGagccccgccgcgccgaccCCGGGGGCCGAGCAGGGCGTCGCGATGGAGCAGGGCGccaagcagcagcaccagtcgccgccgccgtctcagcagcagcagcaggcgcgCCGtgacgtcgacggcggcacGGGGGACCGCCAGGAGGGGCGCGGCTCCCGCGACGACATGCACAAGACCACAGG GGACGTGATGACCCACTCGTTCGGGGAGGGCTACTCGACGCGGTCGGACGAGGAAGGGTTCGGAGGCGTCTACGGGCAGAACGACCCGGTGTTCAACCCTGGGACCGAGGTGCACCCCAGCCACCCTG ACTACGACACGTCGCAAGGGTCGGAggtgaaggagaaggagaaggcgcGCCACCTCAAGGACGACAAGCACGCTACTTAG